AGATTCAGCAAAAGGGCGACTCGGTTGTGATGACCATTCAACCGCCAGAGCACTTGATGCGCTACTTGGCACCGCAGGGATCCGTGGCCATCGACGGCGTGAGTCTCACAGTTGCCGATCAACGCGAACATGATTTTGACGTGTCGCTTATTGATCACACTATGAAGGTCACGACACTCGGGCGTCTGACGGTCGGGGCGGCAGTCAATATAGAGGTAGATATGATGATGAAGTACTTAGATCGACTCACCAACGCAAAACCTGTATGAGGCTCCCAATCAGAAAAGCAGAGCAAGAGCGGCTCGAGAACCAGATTGTAGATCATCACATGACGGCCGGTAAGTTAGAGCGGCTCAAAGCGGAACTTGCGCGTTTGCAGCGCGAGCATCCGGAGGCCAAGGAAGAGATGCAACGAACGGCGGAGGAAGGTGACTTTTCTGAGAACGCTGGGTACCAAGATGCAAAACGGCGTCTGCGTGGCATGAATTCTCGCATGCTCAGGTTGCAGGAACGGATTTCCCAGGCGGTTGTGATCAACGACGGACCCACAGACGGCACGGTTGGCATCGGCTCCACCGTTGTTTTAAAAAATACACAGGGTGAGCGAACCTTTAGGATTGTCGGCGCGCAGGAGGTAGACCTAAGCAAGGGTCGCATCTCGCACGTCTCGCCGCTTGGCGCAGCATTGTTGGGCAAACGCCCCGGTGACTCCGTAACCGTGGGTAGCACCGTTTGGGAGATACAATAATTGATCACGTACCGATGCATCTACCCACCACTTACTGGTGGGTTTTTGTTTTTGTATCTCCTTGCCCTTCGATCCCCTCTAACACATTATAATTTATCCCCATTTCAGATATCACTTTTGTCGTACCTACGACATTCTTGATACACGAAAAGGATCACAAAAAAGAGCCCGAAGGCTCTTTTTTCTTCCATACCCCATTTCCCATCAACCATCCCCCATCTACTATTCCTCGTTCCTCATCTTCCCCTAAAACATGATCATCACAAGCAACGTCGCGCCGATGCCGCACACAAACCCAAATACAAAGCTTGTTTTGGACGGCATGCCAATTAAGAATTTCCACATAGAACCAGACGCACCTGATTTTTTTGACAACATACTACAACCGTTTTAATCGCAATGAATTGAGAAGTACCGAGATAGAGGAAAACGCCATAGCACCTGCTGCGATCATTGGATTCAACAATCCTAGCGCCGCCAACGGGATACCTAACACATTATACAGGAACGCCCAAAATAGATTCTGTTTTATGGCGTTGAACGTCTTGCGCGAGATATAAATAGCCTCAGGAATCTTAGTTGGCTCGCCACCCACCAGCACAATTTGACCAGACTCAATGGCAATATCCGTGCCGGTTCCCATCGCAATGCCAAGGTCCGCCTGGGTAAGAGCTGGTGCATCATTGATTCCATCACCCACAAATGCCACACGGTTGCCTTTAGCCTGCTCCTC
This portion of the Candidatus Uhrbacteria bacterium CG10_big_fil_rev_8_21_14_0_10_50_16 genome encodes:
- a CDS encoding transcription elongation factor GreA, which encodes MRLPIRKAEQERLENQIVDHHMTAGKLERLKAELARLQREHPEAKEEMQRTAEEGDFSENAGYQDAKRRLRGMNSRMLRLQERISQAVVINDGPTDGTVGIGSTVVLKNTQGERTFRIVGAQEVDLSKGRISHVSPLGAALLGKRPGDSVTVGSTVWEIQ